Proteins encoded in a region of the Mycobacterium branderi genome:
- a CDS encoding aldehyde dehydrogenase, translated as MSQSHKTEYDKLFIGGKWAEPSSTDVIEVRCPATGDYVGRVPLAAAADVDAAVAAARRAFDTGPWPSTPPAERAAVIANALKLMEERKELFAALLAGETGQPPTTVETMHWMSSIGALNFFAGPAVEQVKWKEIRNGGYGQSIVYREPLGVVGAIVAWNVPLFLAVNKLGPALLAGCTVVLKPAAETPLSAIALAEVFAEAGLPEGVLSIVPGGIETGQALTSNPDVDIFTFTGSSSVGKEIGRRAADLLKPCTLELGGKSAAIVLDDVDLASAIPMLVFSGIMNTGQACVAQTRILAPRSRYDEIVDAVSNFVQALPVGLPSDPAAQIGSLISEKQRTRVEGYIAKGIEEGARLVCGGGRPEGLDSGFFVQPTVFADVDNKMTIAQEEIFGPVLSIIPYDTEDDAVAIANDSVYGLAGSVWTADVPHGIEIAEKIRTGTYAINWYAFDPCCPFGGYKNSGIGRENGPEGVEHFTQQKSVLMPMGYTIDG; from the coding sequence ATGAGCCAAAGCCACAAGACTGAATACGACAAGCTGTTCATCGGCGGCAAGTGGGCCGAACCGTCGAGTACCGACGTCATCGAGGTGCGCTGTCCGGCCACCGGCGACTATGTCGGCAGGGTGCCGCTCGCGGCTGCGGCCGACGTCGACGCCGCCGTCGCGGCGGCCCGCAGGGCGTTCGACACCGGACCGTGGCCCTCGACACCGCCGGCCGAGCGGGCGGCCGTCATCGCCAACGCGCTCAAGTTGATGGAAGAGCGCAAGGAGCTCTTCGCCGCATTGCTCGCCGGCGAAACCGGGCAGCCGCCGACCACCGTCGAGACGATGCACTGGATGAGCTCGATCGGAGCGCTGAACTTTTTCGCGGGCCCGGCCGTCGAGCAGGTCAAGTGGAAAGAGATCCGCAACGGCGGGTACGGCCAAAGCATCGTCTACCGCGAGCCGCTCGGCGTCGTCGGCGCGATCGTCGCGTGGAATGTGCCGCTGTTCCTGGCCGTCAACAAGCTGGGCCCCGCGCTGCTGGCCGGGTGCACGGTGGTGCTGAAGCCGGCAGCCGAAACACCGTTGAGCGCAATCGCTTTGGCGGAAGTGTTCGCCGAAGCCGGCCTGCCCGAGGGCGTGCTCTCGATAGTGCCCGGCGGGATCGAGACCGGGCAAGCACTGACGTCCAACCCGGACGTCGACATCTTCACCTTCACCGGCAGCTCGAGCGTCGGCAAGGAGATCGGCCGGCGCGCCGCCGACCTGCTCAAGCCGTGCACCCTGGAGCTCGGCGGCAAGTCGGCGGCCATCGTGCTCGACGACGTCGACCTGGCGTCCGCCATCCCGATGCTGGTGTTCTCCGGGATCATGAACACCGGGCAGGCCTGCGTGGCCCAGACCCGCATCCTGGCGCCGCGCTCGCGCTACGACGAAATCGTGGATGCGGTAAGCAATTTCGTGCAGGCGCTGCCGGTGGGCTTGCCGTCGGACCCGGCCGCCCAGATCGGTTCGCTGATCTCGGAGAAGCAGCGCACGCGGGTCGAGGGCTACATCGCCAAGGGCATCGAGGAGGGCGCCCGGCTTGTGTGCGGCGGCGGGCGGCCCGAGGGGCTCGACAGCGGCTTCTTTGTGCAGCCGACGGTGTTCGCCGATGTCGACAACAAGATGACGATTGCCCAGGAGGAGATCTTCGGGCCAGTACTGTCCATCATTCCCTACGACACCGAAGACGACGCCGTCGCGATCGCCAACGACTCGGTGTACGGCCTGGCCGGCAGCGTGTGGACCGCCGACGTGCCGCACGGGATCGAGATCGCGGAGAAGATCCGCACCGGGACGTATGCGATCAACTGGTACGCGTTCGATCCGTGCTGTCCGTTCGGCGGCTACAAGAACTCCGGCATCGGCCGCGAAAACGGGCCCGAGGGCGTCGAGCACTTCACCCAGCAGAAGAGTGTGCTGATGCCGATGGGCTACACGATCGACGGTTAG